The Arachis duranensis cultivar V14167 chromosome 2, aradu.V14167.gnm2.J7QH, whole genome shotgun sequence genome has a window encoding:
- the LOC107473283 gene encoding glucose-6-phosphate 1-dehydrogenase, cytoplasmic isoform-like, which produces MMINEDEVVLGQYEGYRDDPTVPDESNTPTFASVILRIHNERWEGVPFILKAGKALNSRKIEIRVDNIFKDVPHEIFQKFLVPSDASEKWVSYLPTAFRNYLHEAYVQVEDVHVSKRTEIVLLAGKEEVTIQDATENLILDTIRGDQQQFVRRDELEASWKIFISLLHRIDRGEFKPLPYEAYGRGPKEAVELLQKASYVETPIIVKRLRY; this is translated from the exons ATGATGATCaa CGAGGATGAGGTTGTTCTTGGACAATATGAGGGCTATAGAGATGACCCAACTGTACCTGATGAGTCGAACACTCCAACTTTTGCTTCTGTTATTCTGCGCATACACAACGAAAGATGGGAAG GTGTTCCTTTCATACTAAAAGCAGGGAAGGctttaaattctagaaaaatagagatacgagttGATAATATTTTCAAGGATGTTCCTCATGAAATTTTCCAGAAATTTCTGGTACC GTCAGATGCATCGGAGAAATGGGTTTCGTATCTGCCTACAGCCTTTAGAAACTATTTACATGAAGCTTATG TACAAGTTGAAGATGTCCACGTATCAAAGCGAACAGAAATTGTCCTACTGGCAGGGAAAGAAGAGGTTACCATTCAAGATGCTACTGAGAATCTCATTCTCGACAC GATTAGAGGTGATCAGCAACAATTCGTTCGTAGAGATGAATTGGAG GCATCATGGAAGATCTTCATCTCGTTATTGCACAGAATTGATAGAGGGGAGTTCAAGCCACTCCCTTATGAGGCATACGGTAGAGGCCCGAAAGAGGCCGTTGAATTGCTGCAAAAAGCGAGCTATGTTGAAACACCCATTATTGTAAAGAGACTGCGTTATTAG
- the LOC107473230 gene encoding glucose-6-phosphate 1-dehydrogenase, cytoplasmic isoform-like, giving the protein MGTRESSNVSETASLSIVLLCASGDLAEKKSLFLALFHLYEKGLLPPTEVQIFGYARTEVSDDELRDQLREYLIPDEDDDYPEQVEDVWDFLNLIKYISGSYDSEEGFRLLDKEISEHEYSKNSGGGSSRRLFYLELPPSVYPSVCNMIKTCCMNKSNLGGWTRIVVEKPFGKDLESAEELSTQIGELFEEPQIYRIGHYLGKELVQKMLVLRFANQLFLSLWNRDNIDNVQIIFKEDFKVEGHGGYFDQYGIIRDIIQNHLLQVLCLVAMERPVSLNPEHIRDERRCVLESVVPISDDEVVLGQYEGYRDDPAVPDESNTPTFASVILRIHNERWEGVPFILRAGKALDSRKTEIRVQFKDVPDDIFKDKHRRNGFRICLQPLETIYTKLVYKLGNLDMSTHQSEQELLYWRQEGVTIEDAYENLILDTIRGDQQQFIRRDELEASWKIFTPLLHRIDRGEFKPLPYEAYGYGPKEAFELLRKAGYVETPGFLVDDH; this is encoded by the exons ATGGGAACAAGAGAGTCTTCAAATGTATCTGAAACTGCCTCATTATCCATTGTTTTGCTTTGTGCTTCTGGTGATCTGGCTGAGAAGAAGTCGTTGTTTCTGGCACTTTTCCACCTGTATGAGAAG GGATTACTACCGCCAACAGAAGTTCAAATTTTTGGTTATGCAAGGACAGAAGTCTCTGATGACGAACTGAGAGATCAATTGCGAGA GTATCTTATTCCTGACGAAGATGATGATTACCCGGAACAGGTGGAAGATGTATGGGATTTTCTGAATCTG ATCAAATACATAAGTGGCTCTTACGATTCTGAGGAAGGTTTTCGCTTGTTGGACAAAGAGATTTCAGAGCATGAATATTCGAAAAACAGCGGAGGGGGTTCCTCTCGGCGGCTTTTCTATCTTGAACTTCCTCCTTCAGTATATCCATCTGTTTGCAATATGATCAAGACTTGTTGCATGAATAAAT CCAATCTTGGTGGGTGGACACGCATTGTTGTTGAGAAGCCTTTTGGAAAGGACCTAGAATCTGCAGAAGAACTAAGTACTCAGATTGGAGAGTTGTTTGAGGAGCCACAAATCTACCGTATTGGTCACTACTTGGGAAAAGAACTAGTGCAGAAAATG TTGGTACTTCGTTTTGCAAATCAATTGTTTTTGTCTCTTTGGAACCGTGACAACATCGACAATGTACAG ATAATTTTCAAAGAGGATTTTAAAGTTGAAGGCCATGGTGGATATTTTGATCAATATGG AATTATCCGAGACATTATTCAAAACCATCTGCTTCAG GTTCTCTGCTTGGTTGCTATGGAAAGGCCTGTTTCTCTCAATCCTGAGCACATTCGGGATGAGAGAAGGTGT GTTCTTGAATCAGTAGTACCCATTAGTGATGATGAGGTTGTTCTTGGACAATATGAGGGCTATAGAGATGACCCAGCCGTACCTGATGAGTCGAACACTCCAACTTTTGCATCTGTTATTCTGCGCATACACAACGAAAGATGGGAAG GTGTTCCTTTCATACTAAGAGCAGGGAAGGCCTTAGATTCTAGAAAAACAGAGATACGAGTTCAATTCAAGGATGTTCCTGATGATATTTTCAAGGAT AAGCATCGGAGAAATGGGTTTCGTATCTGCCTACAGCCTTTAGAAACTATTTACACGAAGCTTGTG TACAAGCTAGGTAATTTGGATATGTCCACACATCAAAGTGAACAGGAATTGCTCTACTGGCGGCAGGAAGGGGTTACCATTGAGGATGCTTATGAGAATCTCATTCTCGACAC GATTAGAGGCGATCAGCAACAATTCATTCGTAGAGATGAATTGGAG GCATCATGGAAGATCTTCACCCCGTTATTGCACAGAATTGATAGAGGGGAGTTCAAGCCACTCCCTTATGAGGCATACGGTTATGGCCCGAAAGAGGCCTTTGAATTGCTGCGAAAAGCGGGCTATGTTGAAACACCCGGGTTTTTAGTTGACGACCACTAA
- the LOC107473228 gene encoding O-fucosyltransferase 36, protein MDSSSDDEDDRYNLIDQNVRKPPTLPSTSTTAGAAAFHVEDISSSSRRFQLRKRYIFLILVVIAVVLFFSITEIRHGPIASFSSDYLSGQMKESELRAINLLREQQLGLLTAWNRTFQHNASYSDPNQLEDLKSALFKQISLNREIQQVLLNPHRTGNTNEPEFDFRNPNLFGGVSYNRCRTVDQKFSQRKTIDWNPRDDKFLLAVCVSGQMSNHLICLEKHMFFAAILSRTLVIPSSKIDYQYDRVIDIDHINKCLGKKVVISFEEFASAKKDHLHINSFLCYFSLPQPCYLDDDHLKKLGSLGLSMSKPEPVWQEDTRKPTPKTIKDVLDKFGHDDDVMAIGDVFFADLENQWVMQPGGPIAHKCKTLIEPSRLIVLTAQRFVQTFLGKKFIALHFRRHGFLKFCNLKKPSCFYPIPQAADCILRVVETADAPVIYLSTDAAESETGLLQSMVVLDGKPVLLIKRPARDSAEKWDALLYRSGIEGDSQVEAMLDKTICAMSTVFIGAPGSTFTEDILRLRKDWGSASLCDEYLCQGEEPNFIAENE, encoded by the exons ATGGATTCGTCTTCTGACGACGAAGACGACCGCTACAACCTCATCGACCAAAACGTTAGAAAGCCTCCCACTCTTCCCTCCACCTCCACCACCGCCGGCGCCGCCGCTTTCCACGTCGAAGATATCAGCTCGAGCTCTCGGCGATTCCAGCTCCGGAAGAGGTACATTTTCTTGATCCTCGTCGTCATCGCCGTCGTTCTCTTCTTCTCTATCACCGAAATTCGCCATGGCCCTATCGCCAGCTTCTCCTCCGATTATCTCTCCGGTCAAATGAAGGAATCCGAATTGCGCGCCATTAACCTCTTGCGGGAGCAGCAACTAGGGCTCTTAACTGCTTGGAATCGAACTTTTCAGCACAATGCGTCATATTCCGATCCAAATCAATTGGAGGATCTGAAATCGGCGCTGTTCAAACAGATCTCTCTTAACAGAGAGATTCAGCAGGTTCTGCTGAATCCGCATCGAACAGGTAACACAAATGAGCCTGAATTCGATTTTAGAAATCCTAATTTGTTCGGTGGAGTTAGTTACAATAGGTGTAGAACAGTGGATCAGAAGTTCTCACAGAGAAAAACCATTGATTGGAATCCTAGAGATGATAAATTTTTGCTTGCTGTATGCGTTTCTGGCCAAATGTCAAACCATTTGATTTGTTTGGAAAAACATATGTTCTTTGCTGCAATTCTTAGTAGGACTCTGGTGATTCCAAGTTCCAAAATTGATTATCAGTATGACAGGGTAATTGACATTGATCACATTAACAAGTGTTTGGGGAAAAAAGTTGTGATTTCCTTTGAGGAATTTGCAAGTGCTAAGAAGGATCATTTGCACATTAATAGTTTCCTGTGTTACTTCTCTCTGCCACAGCCTTGTTATCTTGATGATGATCATTTGAAGAAGTTGGGGTCTTTGGGTTTGTCAATGAGCAAGCCTGAGCCTGTTTGGCAGGAAGATACTCGGAAGCCAACACCGAAGACGATTAAGGATGTTCTGGATAAGTTCGgtcatgatgatgatgttatGGCTATTGGGGATGTTTTCTTTGCTGATTTGGAGAATCAGTGGGTAATGCAGCCAGGTGGCCCTATTGCTCACAAGTGCAAGACTCTGATTGAACCTAGCCGCCTCATTGTGCTCACTGCTCAGCGATTTGTTCAGACCTTCCTGGGAAAAAAGTTCATCGCTTTGCATTTTCGAAGACATGGCTTCTTAAAATTCTG CAATCTTAAGAAACCAAGTTGCTTTTACCCGATTCCTCAAGCTGCAGATTGCATCTTGAGGGTGGTTGAAACGGCCGATGCGCCTGTCATTTATCTTTCTACGGATGCTGCAGAAAGCGAGACTGGTCTGCTTCAGTCAATGGTTGTGCTGGATGGCAAGCCTGTTCTGCTTATAAAACGCCCTGCTCGTGACTCAGCAGAGAAATGGGATGCTTTGTTATACAGGAGTGGCATTGAGGGGGACTCACAG GTTGAAGCTATGTTAGACAAAACGATATGTGCAATGTCTACAGTGTTCATCGGAGCCCCTGGTTCCACTTTCACCGAAGATATCCTGCGGCTGAGAAAGGATTGGGGATCAGCATCGTTGTGCGATGAGTACCTTTGCCAAGGTGAAGAACCAAACTTTATAGCAGAAAATGAATGA
- the LOC107473226 gene encoding uncharacterized protein LOC107473226, translating to MPLLEVGNAHPSFHHPNPLSSQKVQIPCHGKQSSVSFAFGLGQCVPCSWKYLDNKLNHNSVKFNVIKAVAATLEEPKSSLAPKGNEWYGLNPSNPPKVPLEPMNQSSNEDDDSEEIDEREKLRRMRISKANKGIAPWNKGKKHSAETLRKIKERTRLAMQNPKIKLKLINSSHPQTIETREKIGAAVKMTWARKRERRVVQETCCLEWQNSIAEASKQGYGGQEELQWDSYEVLDEQLKLEWTAEAIYAKWSDPGYRKRVCNAMTKDHGTKGSETKPRRQPSGGSQRRKPTMKKDTKIVKQVLSKKSNAPPYKDPLVSSKLAMIKSIRAQRGVTETKQANAIEQARLLIAEAEKAAKALEVAATKSPIAQASLRESRRLIAEAIESLESIHKRGTISNAVSVAMTQTNKEQDEEFEVLNQPFMFPLNGHKTLSLSDNKKLVNGSSELPLTSSNGYASYDASFSRKIEEATSSSYEEKEAEPRRAIVTRKWICGRLVEVAE from the exons ATGCCTTTGCTTG AAGTTGGAAATGCACACCCTTCCTTTCACCATCCAAATCCTTTGAGTTCACAGAAGGTTCAAATACCATGTCATGGCAAACAGTCATCAGTTTCATTTGCCTTTGGTCTTGGGCAGTGTGTTCCTTGTTCTTGGAAATACTTGGACAACAAACTTAATCATAACAGTGTGAAATTCAATGTGATTAAAGCAGTTGCTGCTACCCTTGAAGAACCAAAGAGTTCTTTGGCTCCAAAGGGAAATGAATGGTATGGTCTAAATCCTAGTAATCCACCGAAGGTTCCACTTGAACCTATGAACCAATCTTCTAATGAAGATGATGATTCAGAAGAAATTGATGAAAGGGAGAAGTTGAGGAGAATGAGGATTTCAAAAGCAAATAAAGGAATAGCACCATGGAACAAAGGGAAGAAGCACAGTGCTG AAACTTTGCGGAAAATCAAAGAGAGAACAAGGCTTGCAATGCAGAATCCTAAG ATCAAATTGAAGTTGATTAATAGTTCGCATCCGCAGAC TATCGAAACAAGAGAGAAGATTGGTGCTGCAGTGAAAATGACATGGGCAAGGAAGCGTGAAAGGAGGGTGGTGCAGGAAACTTGCTGTCTCGAGTGGCAGAATTCGATTGCAGAAGCTTCTAAACAAGGCTATGGTGGTCAGGAAGAGCTGCAGTGGGACTCCTATGAAGTATTGGATGAACAGCTGAAGCTGGAGTGGACTGCAGAAGCTATCTATGCAAAATGGTCTGATCCT GGATATCGCAAAAGAGTTTGCAATGCTATGACCAAGGATCATGGCACCAAAGGATCCGAAACGAAACCAAGAAGGCAGCCAAGTGGTGGTTCACAAAGGAGGAAACCTACAATGAAAAAAGATACTAAAATTGTTAAGCAGGTTCTGTCAAAGAAAAGCAATGCACCTCCCTATAAAGATCCTTTGGTGAGTTCAAAGCTGGCAATGATAAAGAGCATTAGAGCTCAGAGAGGTGTTACTGAAACTAAACAAGCCAATGCCATTGAACAAGCAAG ATTGTTGATTGCTGAAGCTGAGAAGGCGGCGAAGGCACTCGAGGTTGCAGCAACGAAGAGTCCCATTGCTCAAGCTTCTCTCAGGGAAAGTAGAAGGCTTATAGCCGAAGCAATCGAATCGCTGGAATCAATACATAAGCGAGGGACAATAAGCAATGCTGTTTCTGTTGCTATGACACAAACAAACAAGGAACAAGATGAAGAGTTTGAAGTTCTGAACCAACCATTCATGTTCCCATTAAATGGACACAAAACACTATCATTAAGTGATAACAAGAAGTTGGTTAATGGTAGTTCAGAACTTCCTCTAACAAGTTCCAATGGGTATGCTTCATATGATGCTAGTTTTAGCAGGAAGATAGAGGAAGCAACAAGTTCATCGTATGAAGAGAAGGAAGCAGAACCAAGAAGAGCTATTGTAACAAGAAAATGGATTTGTGGAAGGCTTGTTGAAGTAGCTGAATAG
- the LOC107473282 gene encoding protein FAR1-RELATED SEQUENCE 5-like has protein sequence MGSCSGTVPEFETGGVEPVGGLSGSGEWHCDTLESSPDIGMEAEEEGEPLEDRDEEDNGISEPVMYSAAEILKMEFNNPDEASRFYEQYSRAKGFATRQGKKLKNKKGEIVRYTYLCNREGFRDKKWLEMQDRKREHKVVTGCGCLAEMRIKPKGDSGIWYVSRFVDDHNHDLLPAKFVPYLPSYRKISDVDLAHMDSLRQVGIFIPKI, from the exons ATGGGGTCATGTAGCGGAACAGTGCCGGAATTCGAGACTGGAGGTGTTGAGCCAGTAGGTGGCCTTAGTGGAAGTGGTGAATGGCATTGCGACACATTG GAAAGCTCGCCGGATATTGGAATGGAAGCGGAAGAGGAGGGAGAACCGTTGGAGGATCGCGATGAAGAAGATAATGGCATCTCTGAACCAGTCATGTACAGTGCCGCAGAGATACTGAAAATGGAATTCAACAACCCTGATGAGGCGTCCCGTTTCTATGAACAATATAGCCGGGCGAAGGGTTTTGCCACGAGGCAGGGAAAgaaactgaaaaataaaaagggggaaATAGTTCGGTACACGTATTTATGCAACAGAGAAGGTTTCAGAGACAAAAAATGGCTAGAGATGCAGGATCGAAAGCGAGAGCACAAGGTTGTCACGGGATGTGGGTGTTTGGCGGAGATGAGGATAAAGCCGAAAGGTGATAGCGGAATTTGGTATGTTTCACGCTTCGTAGATGACCATAACCATGATCTTCTACCTGCAAAGTTTGTGCCATACCTGCCTTCGTACCGGAAGATTTCTGATGTTGATTTAGCCCATATGGACAGCTTGAGGCAAGTTGGAATTTTTATTCCAAAAATATGA
- the LOC107473280 gene encoding RING-H2 finger protein ATL60-like: protein MSTKSDSGNMLNNSDAIVISGKIMVAVVVLLSFVFVFVLMLHLYSKFSMWRVQQETSIPSPQIRRGRRHRRRRHLVFASAEDAILHGIQNVGLDPSVLKSIPVLVFQPHEFKEDLECAVCISELVEGEKFRALPHCNHGFHVDCIDMWFQSHSTCPLCRTLVTEKLSKLNNSTPSVRENVTENSESSSEAENSADVNTNDESSNFPTHVLVWGDQTQFSHTTEDPHCSSSSGSCSSSSESGSDSSTSSSSNGRNNNGVLVIDIPNDEVTPEDDDEMKSSSPMVARLRSIKRLLSRDKKSTSPCIPNSFDVEQA, encoded by the coding sequence atgagtacaaaatctgattcaggcaaTATGTTGAATAATTCTGATGCAATTGTGATCTCTGGGAAGATCATGGTTGCAGTAGTGGTATTGCTGTCATTTGTGTTTGTTTTTGTCTTAATGCTCCATCTCTATTCCAAGTTTTCAATGTGGCGTGTTCAGCAAGAAACCTCCATTCCTTCACCACAAATCCGCCGTGGTCGCCGCCACCGGCGCCGTCGCCACCTTGTATTCGCCTCGGCCGAAGACGCTATCCTCCATGGAATTCAAAATGTTGGGCTTGACCCTTCAGTTCTTAAGTCCATACCTGTGTTGGTGTTCCAACCCCATGAATTCAAAGAGGATTTAGAATGTGCTGTTTGCATATCTGAGCTTGTTGAAGGTGAAAAGTTTAGAGCTTTGCCACATTGCAATCATGGGTTCCATGTTGATTGCATTGACATGTGGTTCCAATCACATTCTACTTGTCCCCTTTGTAGGACACTAGTTACTGAAAAACTCTCTAAGCTAAATAATAGCACTCCAAGTGTTCGAGAGAATGTCACAGAGAACAGTGAGTCATCATCAGAAGCTGAAAACTCTGCTGATGTGAATACCAATGATGAGTCTTCAAATTTTCCCACACATGTGTTGGTTTGGGGTGATCAAACACAATTTTCACACACTACTGAGGATCCACATTGCTCATCATCATCTGGTTCATGTTCTTCAAGCAGTGAGAGTGGAAGTGATAGTAGCACTAGTAGCAGCAGCAATGGAAGAAACAATAATGGAGTGTTGGTAATTGATATACCAAATGATGAGGTCACTcctgaagatgatgatgagatGAAATCATCATCACCAATGGTAGCAAGATTGAGGTCAATCAAGAGGCTTCTAAGTAGGGACAAAAAGTCAACTAGTCCTTGTATTCCCAATTCTTTTGATGTGGAACAAGCATAG